From Doryrhamphus excisus isolate RoL2022-K1 chromosome 22, RoL_Dexc_1.0, whole genome shotgun sequence, one genomic window encodes:
- the LOC131109666 gene encoding muscarinic acetylcholine receptor M1-like, producing the protein MNATSSSDPASMPATFDGPYQEVALFSDGVDGWNQQNISHIIWHGANVTEWPGNGTPIREEKDFDPLGGHSVWQVIVIVFLTGSLSLVTVVGNILVLLSFKINKALKTVNNYYLLSLAFADLTIGTLSMNLYTTYIIMDQWALGPVVCDLWLAIDYVASNASVMNLLVISFDRYFSVTRPLTYRAKRTTKRAMTMICLAWSISFILWAPAILFWQYIVGERTVPSNECFIQFLSEPIITFCTAIAAFYLPVTIMSTLFWKIYQETEKRAQDIQGLKGSGAGNSQSQSGRDGASNSQKGKSASLQPMSSPNGSDENNQQDSENRDRISRKGCGAFLFLFLSPLLRGRASKRADTPAAAEQGSCDHLNNNDASDGEEEVNDEEDGKTSKRVKNKDIKSPQSNPAGKPSMKDAATAKRFASKSKTDVNKRKNEKKANDKKAARTLSAILLAFITTWLPYNIMVLVNTFCQDCIPGTLWALGYWLCYVNSTVNPMCYALCNKTFRTTFRDILMCQWNQKKSTSHPRNPAACRK; encoded by the exons ATGAATGCCACCTCAAGCTCTGACCCTGCCTCCATGCCAGCGACCTTCG ATGGCCCTTACCAGGAAGTGGCCTTATTTTCTGACGGCGTTGATGGTTGGAATCAGCAAAACATCAGTCACATTATTTGGCATGGGGCAAACGTGACTGAATGGCCAGGAAACGGGACACCCATCCGGGAAGAAAAGGACTTTGATCCCTTGGGGGGACACTCAGTGTGGCAG GTTATAGTAATAGTCTTCCTTACTGGTTCGCTATCACTGGTTACTGTGGTTGGCAACATCTTAGTGTTGTTGTCCTTCAAGATCAATAAGGCCCTGAAGACCGTCAACAACTACTACCTGCTGAGTTTGGCGTTTGCGGACCTGACTATTGGAACCTTGTCTATGAACTTGTATACCACCTACATCATTATGGATCAATGGGCTCTTGGACCGGTGGTATGTGACTTGTGGCTCGCCATCGACTACGTAGCTAGTAACGCTTCGGTTATGAATCTTCTCGTCATTAGCTTCGACAG GTATTTCTCTGTGACCAGACCTTTGACCTACCGAGCCAAACGCACCACCAAGCGAGCCATGACTATGATTTGTTTGGCGTGGTCCATTTCTTTCATTCTATGGGCCCCGGCCATACTCTTCTGGCAGTATATCGTTGGTGAGCGGACAGTGCCGTCCAACGAATGCTTCATCCAGTTCCTGTCAGAACCCATTATTACATTCTGCACCGCTATTGCTGCGTTTTATCTACCGGTCACGATTATGTCAACACTGTTTTGGAAGATCTATCAAGAGACTGAGAAACGTGCTCAGGATATACAAGGTCTTAAGGGTTCTGGTGCCGGGAACAGTCAAAGTCAGAGTGGACGTGATGGTGCGAGTAATAGCCAGAAGGGGAAATCTGCATCATTGCAACCAATGAGCTCCCCGAACGGCAGTGATGAGAACAATCAGCAGGATTCGGAGAACCGGGATCGGATCAGTCGGAAAGGATGTGGTGCATTCTTATTCCTGTTTTTATCCCCGTTGCTGCGTGGCCGTGCATCTAAAAGGGCCGATACCCCGGCAGCAGCAGAGCAGGGTAGCTGTGACCATCTTAATAACAATGACGCTTCAGACGGGGAAGAAGAAGTCAATGATGAAGAAG ACGGAAAGACGTCTAAAAGGGTGAAGAACAAGGATATAAAATCGCCGCAGTCAAACCCTGCTGGAAAGCCCTCAATGAAAGACGCGGCAACGGCAAAAAGATTTGCCTCGAAATCCAAAACCGATGTCAACAAACGCAAGAACGAAAAAAAGGCCAATGACAAGAAAGCGGCACGGACGCTAAGCGCCATCCTCTTGGCATTTATTACAACTTGGTTACCGTACAATATCATGGTCTTAGTCAACACATTCTGCCAGGACTGTATCCCGGGAACGCTTTGGGCGCTGGGATATTGGTTGTGCTACGTCAACAGCACGGTCAACCCCATGTGCTACGCTCTGTGTAACAAGACTTTTCGGACAACTTTCAGGGACATTCTAATGTGCCAGTGgaatcaaaagaaaagcacgTCTCATCCGAGGAATCCTGCCGCTTGCCGAAAATAA
- the dcxr gene encoding L-xylulose reductase, with protein MDISLKGKRALVTGAGKGIGRATALALVRCGSEVTAVTRTQSDLDSLVRECPSIIPVCVDLADWGATAAALKNIGPIDLLVNNAAYANLQPFLEVTPDQFDQSFNVNVKAVLHVSQIVATGMKARGSGGSIVNVSSQASQRALKDHTVYCATKGALDMLTKVMALELGVHQIRVNSVNPTVVMTEMGRVGWSDPDKAQTMKSRIPLGRFAEVDDVVNSILFLLSDKSTMTSGVSLPVDGGFLAC; from the exons ATGGACATTTCATTGAAAGGAAAACGAGCGCTGGTCACTGGAGCAGGAAAAG GAATAGGTAGGGCCACAGCTTTGGCCCTGGTGCGCTgtgggtcagaggtcacagcAGTCACACGCACACAGTCAGACCTGGACAGTCTGGTGCGGGAG TGCCCATCCATCATCCCTGTGTGCGTGGACCTGGCAGACTGGGGGGCCACAGCAGCCGCCCTCAAGAACATTGGCCCAATTGATCTGCTTGTCAATAATGCCGCATATGCCAACCTGCAGCCATTCCTTGAGGTCACACCGGATCAGTTTGACCA GTCTTTCAATGTTAATGTAAAAGCTGTCCTGCATGTATCCCAG ATTGTGGCCACCGGGATGAAGGCCAGAGGATCAGGAGGCTCCATTGTCAACGTGTCCAGCCAGGCGTCCCAACGTGCCCTCAAAGACCACACTGTCTACT GTGCCACGAAAGGAGCGCTGGACATGTTGACAAAAGTGATGGCGCTGGAGCTGGGAGTCCATCAG ATCCGTGTGAACAGTGTGAATCCCACGGTGGTGATGACTGAGATGGGACGTGTGGGTTGGAGTGACCCTGACAAAGCCCAGACCATGAAGTCCCGCATCCCGCTGGGCCGCTTTGCAG AGGTGGATGACGTAGTGAACAGCATTTTGTTCCTGCTGAGTGATAAGAGCACAATGACGAGTGGAGTGTCTCTTCCTGTGGATGGGGGCTTCCTGGCCTGTTAA
- the rfng gene encoding beta-1,3-N-acetylglucosaminyltransferase radical fringe codes for MHIASVGVSKVCFLFSLAFCGLLLMLIPALHPTTRQVDPPQPRPQFKTSPNTLQEGAGSPSRGADWTTALNTNSGELRATIETERGNDDYRETYSEKNSNTVSISGGQDRILPGLASHDPLQLKDIFIAVKTTRKYHKSRLELLIQTWISQAKEQTYIFTDGDDKELRMRTGANIINTNCSAAHTRQALCCKMSVEYDKFLESKKKWFCHVDDDNYVILPSLLRLLSSYHHSQDVYLGRPSLDHPIEAAERVKTDGLVSVKFWFATGGAGFCISRGLGLKMSPWASLGNFISTAEKIRLPDDCTIGYIIEALLEVTLIHTHLFHSHLENLQKLPTDRVLEQVTLSYGGYENRRNVVSIVAGFSLAEDPTRFKTVHCLLYPDTDWCPKLQWKN; via the exons ATGCACATAGCCTCGGTGGGCGTCAGTAAGGTCTGCTTTCTGTTTTCCCTTGCCTTCTGTGGCCTCCTGCTGATGCTCATCCCGGCCCTTCATCCCACGACTCGGCAAGTGGACCCGCCACAGCCGCGACCTCAGTTTAAGACCTCGCCAAACACTTTACAGGAAGGTGCTGGGAGCCCTTCTAGGGGGGCAGATTGGACCACAGCATTGAATACAAACTCAGGAGAGCTGCGTGCTACCATCGAGACTGAACGTGGAAATGACGACTACAGGGAGACGTACTCGGAAAAAAACTCCAATACAGTTTCCATCTCTGGAGGACAAGACCGAATTCTCCCAGGTTTAGCATCACATGACCCGTTGCAGTTGAAGGACATTTTTATTGCAGTGAAGACTACCAGGAAGTACCACAAATCCAGACTGGAGCTGCTGATCCAAACCTGGATATCACAGGCTAAAGAACAG ACCTACATATTCACAGACGGTGATGACAAAGAGCTACGAATGAGAACAG GTGCAAACATCATTAACACTAACTGCTCAGCGGCTCACACTCGCCAGGCTCTGTGCTGCAAGATGTCTGTCGAGTATGACAAATTCCTTGAGTCCAAGAAGAA GTGGTTCTGCCACGTGGATGACGATAACTATGTCATCCTACCGAGCCTTTTGCGGCTGCTGTCTTCTTACCATCACAGCCAGGATGTGTACCTCGGCCGTCCCAGTCTGGACCACCCCATAGAAGCTGCAGAGAGAGTGAAAACCGATGGCTTG GTATCAGTCAAGTTCTGGTTTGCAACTGGTGGTGCAGGTTTCTGTATCAGCCGAGGTCTGGGACTGAAGATGAGCCCCTGGGCCAG TTTGGGGAATTTCATCAGCACAGCAGAGAAGATCCGCCTGCCGGATGATTGCACCATTGGCTACATTATTGAAGCTCTGCTGGAGGTCActttaatacacacacacctcttcCACTCCCACTTGGAGAACCTCCAGAAGCTGCCCACGGACAGAGTTCTGGAGCAG GTGACACTTAGCTACGGAGGATATGAGAACAGACGGAATGTGGTCAGTATTGTTGCAGGCTTTTCACTGGCTGAAGACCCCACAAG GTTTAAAACAGTCCACTGCCTCCTATACCCTGATACTGACTGGTGTCCAAAGCTTCAatggaaaaactga